In a single window of the Eriocheir sinensis breed Jianghai 21 chromosome 61, ASM2467909v1, whole genome shotgun sequence genome:
- the LOC126986427 gene encoding ribosomal protein S6 kinase beta-2-like, with protein sequence MKSVGAGVVLLDSHGGYLDLTPAALEHLVSKEPITQHYQVEHTPFARGKFAAVRRARCLRSGTWFAAKVMRKRRRAQDVRHEILHEAAVLLLARPSSRIVSLHQLYETASEIVLVLELAEGGELQRVIDEEESLCEEAVRRYMTNILAALRFLHAHNIAHLDLKPQNLLLMGEHPVSEVKLCDFGISRIILSDIEVREVLGTPDYVAPEILQYEPISLATDMWSVGVLAYVLLTGHSPFGGNTKQETFLNISQGQVDFPEDLFGEVSGAAIDFITRLLLVDPGSRLTVEEAMQHQWLSDIQNPARPLPAPADTTTSDTTPTASLETITTTTSTSTTPAKAPVTSPPPPPSTPPPPLPSTPPPPLPSTPPPSTPPPAHNPISPSGMASYHYITGGVSGGVSGGSSSRSGRGGGGGGGERKENRHTSSPSPTPPPHHHYHSTTPTSTPPCRRGAKSGGGGGERKENRHTSSPSPTPPPHHHYRSTTPTSTPPCRRGGERKENRHTSSPSPTPPHHHHHSTTPTSTPPCRRGANKLNKENNRNTINKHTSEEHHHHHHPAPPTAPPPLDSPSKPRARPGHHEKGRREGEGGARKVVASGKENKEVKEVKEVKLRPSPLCLRRQGSKCDLKSPGDQHKCGPGQASVSIILEKGIIC encoded by the exons ATGAAGAGCGTGGGTGCGGGCGTGGTGCTCCTGGACAGCCACGGGGGATACCTGGACCTCACCCCCGCGGCCCTGGAGCACCTGGTCAGCAAGGAACCCATTACACAACACTACCAGGTGGAGCATACGCCCTTCGCCAG gGGCAAGTTCGCGGCGGTGCGTCGGGCGCGCTGCCTCCGCTCGGGCACATGGTTCGCCGCCAAGGTGATGCGGAAGCGGCGGCGTGCCCAGGACGTGCGCCACGAGATCCTGCACGAGGCTGCCGTGCTGCTGCTGGCCCGCCCCTCCTCCCGCATCGTGTCCCTGCACCAGCTGTACGAGACGGCCTCAGAGATCGTCCTGGTCCTCGAGCT GGCTGAGGGCGGCGAGCTGCAGCGGGTGATTGACGAGGAGGAGAGTCTGTGCGAGGAGGCGGTGCGGCGCTACATGACCAACATCCTCGCGGCGCTCAGGTTTCTGCACGCCCACAACATAGCCCATCTGGACctcaag CCCCAGAACCTGCTGCTGATGGGGGAGCACCCGGTAAGCGAGGTCAAGCTGTGCGACTTCGGAATCTCTCGCATCATTCTCTCGGACATTGAAGTGAGGGAGGTTTTGGGGACCCCGGACTATGTGG cCCCTGAGATCCTGCAGTACGAGCCCATTAGTTTGGCGACAGACATGTG GTCGGTGGGGGTGCTTGCGTATGTCCTGCTCACTGGTCATTCACCCTTCGGAGGCAACACCAAGCAGGAGACCTTCCTCAACATCTCCCAGGGCCAGGTGGACTTCCCGGAGGACCTCTTCGGGGAAGTGTCGGGGGCGGCCATTGACTTCATCACCCGCCTCCTCTTGGTTGACCCCGG GTCCCGGCTGACGGTGGAGGAGGCCATGCAACACCAGTGGCTCAGTGACATCCAGAACCCTGCCCGACCCCTGCCTGCCCCTGCCGACACCACCACCAGTGACACCACCCCCACAGCCAGTCTtgaaaccatcaccaccaccaccagtacctccacCACTCCAGCTAAAGCCCCAGtcacttcaccaccacccccaccatccacACCGCCACCTCCCCTACcatcaacaccgccaccaccactaccatcaacaccaccgccgTCCACACCACCACCTGCCCACAACCCTATAAGTCCCAGTGGAATGGCGTCATACCACTACATAACTGGCGGTGTGAGTGGAGGTGTAAGTGGaggtagtagcagcagaagtggaagaggaggtggaggaggaggaggagagcgaaagGAGAACCGTCACACCAGTTCTCCAtctccaacaccacctccacaccaccactaccactccaccacccccacctccacaccCCCTTGCCGACgtggagcaaaaagtggaggtggaggaggagagcgtAAGGAGAACCGCCACACCAGTTCCCCATCCCCAactccacctccacaccaccattaccgctccaccacccccacctccacaccCCCTTGCCGACGTGGAGGAGAACGTAAGGAGAACCGTCACACCAGTTCACCCTCCCCgacacctccacaccaccaccaccactccaccacccccacctccacaccTCCCTGCCGACGTGGAGCGAACAAACTCAACAAGGAAAACAACCGCAACACCATCAACAAACACACCTCAGaggagcaccaccaccatcaccaccctgccCCACCCACTGCCCCGCCACCGCTCGACTCCCCATCAAAGCCCCGCGCCCGCCCCGGACACcacgagaaggggaggagggagggagagggtggggcaCGGAAGGTGGTGGCCTcagggaaggagaacaaggaggtgAAAGAGGTCAAGGAGGTCAAGTTGAGGCCGTCCCCGCTGTGTTTGAGGCGCCAGGGGTCGAAGTGTGACCTCAAGAGCCCCGGGGACCAGCATAAGTGTGGACCGGGGCAAGCGTCAGTTAGTATCATCCTGGAGAAGGGGATTATATGctaa